The window TCGGGATGTCGCTGCCCAGGCTTATCCCAGTATCAATCCCAGTACCACTGCAGAGACCTGGTGGCAACAAAACACGGCGCCGAGCTACGGACCCGGTCGGCTTCGTGGTGGCGccggagagggtgatgatgggcgaCGGAAGAAGGGATGGAAAGCTTTCCAGAATTTCATAAAAGGCTCTTTGAAGAAGGCACGGACGTCTAGAATAGGGGAACTTGAAGCTACGGGAAGCCAGACAGGGGCCCCGAGACGACAAAGTACGCTCGCCGGAACGTCTACTGCAACAGGCAGTGCGCCTGTTGCAAAGCCGCCAACGTCCAGCGAGACCTACGAGATGACTACCTCTAGACAGCCCGCCGGTACCGAGAGCCCCGTgaccccccctccagctACCCTCGCTCGTTTCAACGCAGGGCTGAGGGAGGAAGCATCTCCCACTGACTAGCGCAAGTGGGGGTTCAAAGCTGCTGCCGCCCGGGAGGCCGGCAAGCGTGAGATTCGTCGAACTGCGGCTGGTCATCCCGATGCCATCAGTAGAGCACCACCGGTGAAGGGTTCTGAACCCGCGGTGAATACTGTCGGAGAACCATGGCCAAAGTATGACCGGAACCTCTGCAAGACTGGCGACTACAACCCCCCAGGAACGCGTAACAAGCCTCAAGTAATCCAGCCACTGCCCCAAGTCAAGGAAAAGATACCTATTACCGGCACTGGATTTGATTACTACCCCAGCACTACGTTTACGGAGCGGTACCGAAGCCGGCCGATCGAGACGTACGACGACTATGCGGGACCGCCtattgagaagaaggatcagggggaggagaagggggttgttgttccAGGTGATAGCGAGGCGGGAGGATCGAGACGACCTCCGCCGGCTCCTAGGCATGGGCTTGCTCAGCCGGTTCGTCGAGGGCAGCGGGCTCCTCCTATGCCATCTATTACCAGTGTTTTGGCTGAGGCCGGGCCGCCTGGGCTTCCGCCACTGGTAAGCAGTCTCTAGGGTGCGGTGAAGGGAAGGATTGTGCTGACACGGGACTTTTTGAATAGTTGGTCTCGAGTAAGGATGAGGGTTACGAGGGGGATGACGAGAAGGGCACATCTCTAACAAGCGTTGAGACATCTGGACAGCGGGACACTGTAAAGAGAATTGAGGATAGGGTTATGGGACACTCAGCGGATTTATTTGGTTTGTAGTCATGCACTTTTTGATATGACTGGGTAGAATGGATTAGCGAAGAATGATAACTAATTgtgaggaggtgttgaatAGCGTTTGGGTTGTGCTGAACATTCTTTAGAATGTGGTTAGATGTCTCAaaggttggtggggaagtTTGGAAGAGCAAGTGCGTTGCTTATCTTTGAAGGAGTCTTGGCTGGTTTTAGAAGCCTATCAGGGGATAAGAATCGCCTGAAAAAGAGTGCCGAAACAgagtggttgatgggggggtggtgtgacgaacccctatccagaacctctgaaagggatactggttgaaggcacttctgaacaatcctggttcggtacagctaaacagtgtacaacaatggcttgtctcaatcacaatagtctgaataccaacgattgtgacttgtattgcataccgcggaactgtctatctacaccagccggttcctccgtatatatagaccttgaGACCCCGAAGTGCTCACCCTGCTAtggccccgatcactcctagcacattgcatcctgtaaagtgctcgtcgtgctatgccttcgatcaccccgagcatcttgcatcctgcagagtgctcgtgggtcttggcgccatagcacttctggccGGCCCCTattggctgtctcctgactttcctaatgattggctggggacgTCCTGCGCCCCACATACTGCGCGACCTGCCGTTGGGTTAACTGTGACAAATTCAGAATTGATTTAAAGTATATTCAAAATAAATACAAAAAATATAAATAAAACTTGAACTTAGAAAACATTATAGGATTAGATCCAAAATAAAAATCAGTATAGATATTAAGCTTTATATATAGTACTACGGTGCTTAACCCTATTTTAACTCCTTGTTTAATGCCTTTATAATATTAGCTTGGCTCCTGTTTGTACTGTCAAGTCACTTTGTTTCTTATACTGTGACGTGCCTGAAGTAAGCAAGCTCCAAGTTAGCGGCCATCATCTATGTGCTGACCAGCCAGCTTGTTTCACAAAAACTGAGTAATCCAAGctaaaaaaataaaataaaaaaaaataaaaataaaaaaataataTAAAaacgccccctcccccctccccctcgtcgTCAAAAACAGACCCAAAGCTTTGACCACGCACATCTTCAAACTCCAATCCCTGCCCCGTGCGCCCCTGCAGCTTCACTAGCCACAAGCGGGAAAGCCCACCTGCCACCCCTGCCACGACCCAAAAAGAATCGCCGGGGTTAGgcagggaggaaaaggctcCACTTTTAACGACCTTTTTTGACTCTTTTTGGaatttgggggttggggttgttgactgTTGACTGCTTTGCCATCCACAACCAGAGAGAGCTTGGAGCTTCCAGCCCCACCAAACCAGTACTTGACCATCCCACCTGTCTCGAAACCCACCACGACCTTGACGAACATAACCCACCCCACGATCCCCGATCAagttccccctccctctcatcgAAGACGACAACAAAGAGACAGAAAACAGATCCCAATCATGAGCGAAAGACCCTACCAGCCCCGAGGCGGTCacagaggaggaagcggaggaggcAGGGGAGGTCCTCATCGCGGCGGCGGTAATCGGGGCGGCGGTCGCGGGGGTCACCAGAACCAGCAgggacaccaacaccaaggcgGGTCCGGGGAGCAGACGGAGCGTCCCAAGAAGGAGAATATTCTTGACCTGAAGAAGTACATGGACAAGAGGATTACGGTCAAGTTTAATGGCGGACGGGAGGGTAGGTTGTTCTCAAACTTGGGGAAAATGGTAAGCAGGTGCTGACATGGAGGAATGTACAAGTGACGGGTACGCTAAAGGGGTATGATGCGTTGATGAATTTGGTGCTGGATGAGGTTCAGGAGGCGGTCAGAGGTACGTTTGTTTGCGGGTTGGCGTGCTGGGGGTCAGCGAAAGGGGGGCTAACATGAGGGAAACAGATGACGAAGGCAACGAAACTACGCGATCGCTTGGTCTCGTGGTGGTACGCGGCACCCTTCTGGTTGTTATTTCTCCCGTGGACGGCAGCGAGGTGATAGCCAACCCGTTCttgcagcaggaggagatggaggattgAGATGCATGACGAAGAGGGGGAAAGAAAGCGTGTGTCGTCAATAATGTCCCTGGCATAGCAATATTGATAGGGACTAAGGTGCGGCAAAACAGGTTTAGAATTCATCTTCGACGGTCGAATGGAACATGGGAGGCGAGACCCGTAAGTGCTTTGACAGCGGAAAATTGACAAGGGAGAGATACCCAGGGAACCAAGTACTTGACGTTGATGCGGGTGTGATGTGGGTGTGATGAAGTCCCACACCATACCATCAGCACCAAAGGAACAGAGGAACAGAATCATCTTCGAGATGGTTGGCTATGAAAAGCACAGCAATACCATTtaatcttcaacaccacagcTTCGAGCCTGATTCGCCAAGCGAGTGGGCAGCAGCATAAGATATAAACTTTTCAATTTTGTTTCTTCATCATAAGAAAATGACAGCTACCGCCTCGCTATGACAACCGCTTATATATCCTCTTCGCTCATCTCCTTTCACCTTTCTGCCGCCGTTGCTCACCTGATTCACACTGTCCACGTCATCGCACCTCCATCACTCCTGTCCACAAGTCTCCCTCGTCTGCGATTTACATTTATCCTTCTACTATCCCGCCAACGCTTCTCGTCAACTTCCTTCCGcttcccttttccccttggATATTCCTCCCCGAGGATCTCGTCAGGTGGTAGTTTGTCCCTCGATTTATCGTCTTCGGGTCCGTGCTGGCCTTCACGTGGAGGCTGGATAATGCCTTTCCCTGCTGTGCTgtttcctcatcctcgttgTCTCGAGGCTCGTTATTGTCCGACTGTTTGACATCCTCAATGCCTTTCATCGTCCAGCCCCTCACCATTCCGCTGTTCTTCTTGACGCTCCCCGCCCCTCAGCTTGTTATTACCCCCCACTGAAAGCTTTGGCCTGCCTTCATCCCCTTTGTTTCTCCTCAGGGTGGTCGTTCGAATAGGCTTCCCGAACACCTCCTTCAGAATATCTCCAGGTCGCAACGTGCCTCTCACCAAAGAGAGCAACCAGTCCACCCCCTATAGCAAACCCTTAAAGCCCAGGCGACTTGCTGAACTTCATGAGCTCATTAAACGCGCGCTCAAACATGCCCCTGAGTTCTCGGTATGTAATGACAAAAACCGTTTCGTTGTCGCGACTCGTCAACATGATTTGCTCATCCACACCAGCGTCGAGCTTGCTCATGCAACTCAGCATGTGGCCCAGACCAAGATCGGGCTTGCCACTGGCATCCACACGGTGGAAAACATAGTCGCGGAAGAGCTTCAACTGAAAGCGATCCCCCACCTCTGACCAGTTGGACTGGCTGCCCAAATCGCCACGTTCCAGTATGGCTGATAGCTTCATCACATTGCGTGCGATCCTGCCGTTCTCAATCTCGCGAGCGAGCCAGTACTGCTGCTCGTCGTTTTCTCGGAGCGTGTTGTTTGCCTGCTGAGCAAGCTGCGGCGCAATCATGGTGAGAAAGTGTGCAATGGTGTGTGGCTGGCCGTTCGGCGCGACTGGTGATAGAAGGAACTGCAGAGCGTCCCTCAAGGAGCGCGAGTATTTGACCAGCGAGTCGAGGGCTGCCTTCGTATTGCTGGACTGCAGCAAGTTTGGAGGCATGCCCGTGGCCAGACACAGAATGACTTTGCCAAATTTGACCAGATCCTCCCCCTGCAGCTCCTGAATCGGACGGTTGTGGTCATATTGCACCACATCCAAGATGGCACATGACCCCAGTCGAATCCGGCTTTTCTCCGTCACGAGAATCTTGCTGAGGTCCAGACACCGTGCTGCAAGATTTTTGTTGTGTAGGTAATAGAGAGCGCTTGCGATCTGACAAACGTAGCTCCAGAGTATGCCTTCCGGCACAGCGGGATATCTTTGTCGGTTGTTCCCCAGGGGCGAAGAGAAGTGTTGTTCGGCCAACGTCTTGGCAAGAGGATGCCAGTCGTACACAAAGATGAGGGAGCTGTCGCCAAAGTTTTGGCTAGTAAAGGTTTCGTGAAACGACACAATATTCTCATGTCTGACATTTTTCCAGTCCCTCATCACACTCATAACCGATTGATCATTTGACAAGCGGTACCCTTCCAAGCGTCTGAGGACGTAGTGCAGCCCAGTCGTCACTTTTTGAGCCTTGTACACCCAACTGTGGTAGCCAAAACAGGCAGTGTTTTTCCTGTGGCTGGTGTCTAGTGAGAACAGAGAGTGGTAGTTCTCGAGCTTGGGCAGGCCTGCTTTGTGGTTCAGCATTGGGTCCAGAAAGAAGCGGCAGTCAGAAGGACCTACCCGGCATTGTATGCTGTGTAGCAAACATCTTCTTTTGTATTTCCTCTCGCATGGCAGCTGGGATGAAATAGTCATAGGTGGACCGCTGCCAAGGTTGCAGCTCTCCTCGATAGGCATCGTACGGCTGATACAGATGATAGTTTGGTTGTTGCATGGGAACAGAGGCATACGCGCCCCCTGAAGAATAGAAGCCCGCCCCAGCACCCGAGACCGCGCTGGGATCACCCGCGTAGGGATTGAAAGGTGCATTGTTCGCAAGGGCAGGAGCCATTGAGTTCATGGCAAACGGATCGCTGAAAACGCCATTGTCTTGGGCTGCGCCATTCCCCATATTCTGCTTTTCGGTCAGTCAGGCCGAAAAGGTAAATTCACATAGGGTGGCATCCTGAACATACGCTGTTTCCTAGTTCATAGTTCTGTGTGTTGCCTGACGGAGTGAACTCTCGCGCACCAGCTGGGTTGAACATGGTCAAATCAGCATTCTGCTGCGTGCTCGCTTTTGCAAGACCGTCAGCCTTGAACAAGAGATGACGGGTCTAGACGAGAGCCACACTCACCGGTGACACCGCGAGGGGTGAAGGGCGCAGCATTCGCTGCTTGAGAAGAAAGGGTGGTCTTCTTGGCTTGCCCCAGATTTTGGCCCGAGGGCGTGAAGGAAGGTGAATCGGCATTGAAAGATTTCTTGGAAAGACTGCCGGCACGGTTAGACGCGCAAAGATCAAGCATGATACCACATCCACAAGCCACACAAGCCCGGTTCTTGGCTTTTCGCATGGCCGCATGCCACCTTCACCAACGGCTAACGACTTACAAATCGGAAGGGCCAGAAGCTGGCTTGTTTTGGTCGTGGTTAAAATTACAGGTCGTGTCCATGTATCGGCAGTGCCCGTATATCACAACGTTGCGGCAAAGGGTGTCCTTGGTATCTTTGGGCATCGCTGTCAGTTGAACCGCATGTCGACGTGCTCAATGCTTGTCGAGATCAACCCACCTCGTCCTTTAGATCTCGGCGAGCCGACCTGCCGCCGCAGGTCGTTGGAGTTGTACCGTGAAGCGGCCATGGCGAATCGGTTACTCTATATCAAGGATGGAAGAATGGGAATGCCTCGGACGTTTCTAAGAGATCTGGCGCATTGTGTCAGTGAACTGTTTGAAAGGCGCCGACAGCTACAAATGCCATGATTGGGTGGCAATCCAGAGAAGACATGAACGAGCAGTCATGGGCTCTTACTTGAAGACAGGTAGCTTAATCCTCCCATGTTTTGCTTTAGAGGGCCGAAAAGGCATCCATGGAACTGGACACAAGCTGGGAAAGAGAAGCGCAATACACAGCTGGTCgcaagacaagaagaaaccGTGTTTTGAAGCGACTGGTTGCTGCTACTATCAAACTGGAGGCTATGGCAGCAGCACGAGACAAAGGAAGCGCACGGCAGGCGATCAATGGGGCGGGTGGCAGTGGTCGGGCTCTATATCGAAGCAACTTTGGGCTGTTCCAGGAGGGGTTATGGCGGCAGAAAAGAGGATGGAAAGAATTTCGAGTTGACGTCGCTGCCAAAATCTTGACAAGCTCTGAACCAATGCGCTCACCGGGTATAGAATGGGGACGGTGCTGACTGTGCCCAGGTGAAGAAAGCATGAGAACTCTCGAGAGGGTCGTCGCGGGTGCCCGCGCGCTAAGAGTGGGGTGGGGccccccaactccttgcttcttggccattcagcctcgaggaggaggagcacgGACTCTTGCCGGGAAACCATTCTTCTAAGCGGGGTTGCTGACATGGTGTTCCGCGTATAGTGATATACAGATATATATATTCGTTGTATGAATCTGAGGACCAAGGCTGACCTCACCCTCTATCATCTGTCCCTGTCGCCTTCCTCAACTTGTTGAGCCCTGCCACTCCAGTTTTCCTCTCATTCACCGAGACAAGCAAGAGGGGGGCTTGATTCTGAACTGTGGCCTGTGCTTGGCTTACTGAGGGGTGCCGGCATTCCAAGCAAAACCCTGTTGAGCAGTTTGCACCCGGTGCCGTAACTCTGGGACGCGGAGGTTGACGTGTTGCGACCGATGCGGCtatctcttccaccaccccagtATCATTTGTACAACGTGCTATCTGTTTGATATCCGGACGCCGGGCATCGCCTCAAGAGCCTGCAACAGCCAGAACAAGCTCGGTGCATCTAACAATTAATCGTGACTTAGCGCCATTCTCAACCGCACCACCAACGTGTTCTTTGCAAAGCATTACCTTGGGCAAACTGATTTGACCACGACGGGAGCTCTGGGCCACCAACCACAGCTTCGGGAATTGGGAACACGCCACCCTCAACATGGCGGACGGTGTTGAATTTGATCTGGGCCAGCtctcctcccagcagcaggaggctCTTCAGCAATACACCGATGTCACAGGCCAAGAAATCAAGGATGCGGTGCCCTTGTTGGAGAGGTCGCAGTGGAATGTCCAAGTGCGTATCCTTTCCTCCGCCCAGTCAGGCACTTCCGTATGAGAGCAAACGTTTGGAAAGAGAGCTGACACGCCCTCCAGATAGCTATCGCCAAATTCTTTGACGGTGACGGGCCCGACCTGGTTGCTGAGGCCCAGGCTGCACAGGATAATCCTCCGCCAGCCGCGGCAAGATATGAGAACTTACACGAGAGCTTCCTGGATGCCGACGATGATAGGCCGAGACGAACGAGGTCCCCAAGAACAGAAGCTGCCCCACGAGTGGTGCCGCAGCAGCCGGTTAGCATCCGGCCCCGAGGACTACTGTCGATTCTTTTGACGCCATTTTCAACCACATGGAGCTTGACGAGAGGTGTattggttgtttttggcCGGATCATCTCGTTCTTCTTCGCATTCCTACCTGCCTCGTTCCGGCCACGATACCTGGGTACGACCATCAGGGGTCTGGGCCAGGCTCATGGACGGACTGCGACACTGCCACAGGAGGCAGCCAGGAGGTTTCGGcgcgagtttgaggaggcaTACGGCACTCACGGCCTCATGTTCTTCGAGGGAGGCCATGCCCAAGCTCTGGACACGGCAAAGAGGGACCTCAAGTTTTTcctgatggtgttgatatcgCCCGAGCATGACGACACCGACTCCTTTATTCGAAACACACTCCTCAGCCCCGATGTTGTCAGCTACATCTCGGATccctccaacaacatcatccttTGGGGAGGAAACGTGGCCGACCCCGAAGCCCATCAGGTGGCCAACGAGTATTCCTGTCTCAAGTACCCCTTTTCGTGCTTGGTATGCCTCACCCCCAAGGAGGGCAGCACAAAGATGGGGATTGTCAAGCGTCTGGTCGGACCCATGACGCCAGCCGCTTACCTTTCTGGGCTCCAGGATGCGATTACGAAGTACTCCCCCGATCTTAACGGCGTGCGGGCTGAGAGGGCGGCCCAGGAACATGCCCGGAATCTGAGGAATGAGCAGGACTCTGCATACGAGAGGTCGCTGGCCCGTGACCGCGAGCGAGCCCGACAAAAGCGCGAGGCTgaggcggcagcggcagcggctgAGAAGCGTGCTCTGGAAGAAGCCGAAAGGGCAGCCCGACAGGAGGAGCTACGGAGGCAGTGGAGAATTTGGCGGGCCACGACCGTTGCGCCGGAGCCGGACACGAAGGATGCTGTCAGGTTGGCTCTCAACATGCCGGCTTCCGCTGGTGGCGGGCGGGTCATCCGCAGATTTGCCAGCGACACCACATTGGAGGAACTTTATGCGTTTGTGGAGTGTTATGGCCTTCTACAAGAAGGACCTCTGAATGAGAAGGCGGCTGAGCCAGAGGGGTACGAGCACAAGTATGGCTTCCAAGTCGCATCGGTGCTACCACGGGAGACCTTCCACCCCAGTAAGACAATCACGATTGGGCAAAAGATGGGCCGGGGCGGAAGTCTTGTGGTTGAAGATTTAAtagacgaggatgaagaagagtagacgggaaggggggaagggaataTGCTTTGAGTTTTAGGAGTTAGGGGATAGGTCGATACCCCGACTCCGAGTGGTCTTGCACAGGTGCAAGGACCAGCGGCAGGTAGTATTCAGCGAGAATAGGAAAATAAAAGTACTCTTCATGCCAGGTGATGCGCAATGTTGTCTTGAAGTCTGACGTTGACAAGCCCTTGGCCGGCAGCCACGGGGAGCTGATTGCGCGTCTGATTGACGACAAGGGGGGGCTGTGCGGGCTTAACACCGTTCTACAACGGTCAAGTGTGTGTGCTACGTTGTCGATGTCTTGGCATTGGTTTTGATATGAGACGAGACAGAACTGACACTGACACTAACAAGAACTCTTCTTCTCTAGTGTGTCGATATCCGGATCTTGGTGGTTTTCGTGTGCTGGCGCCTTATGCGAAGACCTTGTGTCCACAACAGTCAACGCCAGGACAATCCTTCATTGACTGGAGTCTTGCTTAACCAACCCGATATGGTTACACCCAACTCGGATTTGGAAACGGAACCCGGGCGGCTGCCTGGCGTGAATCTGGACCGTTTTGCTGCcatgtatatatatatatatatatatatatacatatatGATAAAAGACCGATGTGTTTGCCTGAGTAGCGTCTTTGTGATTTTAAGATTCTATGTTCATTGCTTTCAGAGCTTCCTTGTCAGCTGTTTCAGAACTCAAAAAGACTGAGACCTGGCAGCTCAGACCAACAGTTCAGTTTGAACACCAACCAGCCCGCCTGCTCACCGCAAACCATACCAGTTCATCACCACTCGGTCTATTTGAACATACAATTGTCGGGGTTTGGAGAACATTGGGAATCCCTTTTTGCCTGTGGCTCAGTTATCTATCTACCTATTACAAAACGGGGCCTAGATCAAAGACCCTTGTTACAtctgttttgggggggtgggcacGCAACGCACAACCATCCCGCAGGTCACGCACTCACCCAAAGCAACACAACAAGAGAGCACTGCGGGGGCAACACAACGCCAGCCGGACGGGAAACAGCAAGCAGGCCACCCATCAACAAACCCGAAACCCGGCCAGGAAAACCGCAAACTTCTGGGTAACGGCACACACGAATTCTTCAATCGCATCTTTGCGTATTCTCAATCCTCTCCATACCTTTTCTCTTGCCGCGCTGATCTGCTGCGCTTGTGTTTGTCAGTTTCGGTGTGGGAATCATCTCCAATCCAACTCACGATACGGCGCCGGCGGCTTATGACAGGACGCGCGCGCATCTGCACCAGATCCACCTTCGCCGACAAGTACGCTCTCGCATGAATACACACCTAGGAACATCAGATACATACGGAGAGCGCCAACATGATGAAGAATTTCAGTATGAAcaaggtgctgggcaccaTAAAAAAGCGAAATAGTATGCCTGAGCATCGTCACGACGTCCAGTGATGGACCGAAGCTAACCCTGCTGCAGCCTCGGACAGCACCACCGACATCCCAGCCGTTGTAGATCCTGCAACTGAACAACCCCAAGACACTGCTGCGCGCTGTGTGGTACGTTTGCGCCAGTCGCTCTCCCCTGCTTGTACGGGATACTGATTGCGATATCTCTTGCAGAAAGCCTTTTGCGAATCAAGAGGAAGCTCCACGGTACGTACCTGTTTCCCTCTTCTAGAAGCCCTGACGCTGTTCGAGATCTGAGACAAATGTGATCCAGGGCGACGATGTCATCTACCTACCTGCTATCGTCGAAGCCGCCGTTGCCTCGCCTGTCGCAGCGACCGAGTCCGCCCGATTGATCCGCAAGTTCCTGAGCCGCGACTACTGGAGCAGGCCGGCGTGTCAGTACAATGCCATCATGCTCATCCGCATCCTCTCCGACAACCCCGGCCCTGGGTTCACCAGAAACTTCGACAAGAAGTTCGTCGATGTTTGCAAGGATTTGTTACGCACCGGTCGCGATTCCAGCGTTAGGCAGCTGTTGATGGAGACATTGGACACGTTCGAGACATCCAAGGGGTACGACGAGGGGCTGaacctcatcatcgccatgtggcagaaggaaaagaagaaggcctaCGAAGCATACTCAGTGCGGTCACCTATCACCTATCGATTGAGATGTACTGACCTCGAGATAgaccacaccatccacctACGCCACCCCCCGCAACCACAACGTGCCCCCCTACCCCCAGCAgtacccccaacaacccccttcgCAATACCCCCAatcccctcaccaccacagccaccaccactcctcTTCCCGATCCAGT is drawn from Podospora pseudocomata strain CBS 415.72m chromosome 1 map unlocalized CBS415.72m_1, whole genome shotgun sequence and contains these coding sequences:
- the lsm7 gene encoding U6 snRNP-associated protein Lsm7 (EggNog:ENOG503P56M; COG:A), yielding MSERPYQPRGGHRGGSGGGRGGPHRGGGNRGGGRGGHQNQQGHQHQGGSGEQTERPKKENILDLKKYMDKRITVKFNGGREVTGTLKGYDALMNLVLDEVQEAVRDDEGNETTRSLGLVVVRGTLLVVISPVDGSEVIANPFLQQEEMED
- the PAN3 gene encoding PAB-dependent poly(A)-specific ribonuclease subunit 3 (COG:A; BUSCO:EOG09261Q5L; EggNog:ENOG503NWS9); translation: MAASRYNSNDLRRQVGSPRSKGRDTKDTLCRNVVIYGHCRYMDTTCNFNHDQNKPASGPSDFLSKKSFNADSPSFTPSGQNLGQAKKTTLSSQAANAAPFTPRGVTASTQQNADLTMFNPAGAREFTPSGNTQNYELGNSNMGNGAAQDNGVFSDPFAMNSMAPALANNAPFNPYAGDPSAVSGAGAGFYSSGGAYASVPMQQPNYHLYQPYDAYRGELQPWQRSTYDYFIPAAMREEIQKKMFATQHTMPGLPKLENYHSLFSLDTSHRKNTACFGYHSWVYKAQKVTTGLHYVLRRLEGYRLSNDQSVMSVMRDWKNVRHENIVSFHETFTSQNFGDSSLIFVYDWHPLAKTLAEQHFSSPLGNNRQRYPAVPEGILWSYVCQIASALYYLHNKNLAARCLDLSKILVTEKSRIRLGSCAILDVVQYDHNRPIQELQGEDLVKFGKVILCLATGMPPNLLQSSNTKAALDSLVKYSRSLRDALQFLLSPVAPNGQPHTIAHFLTMIAPQLAQQANNTLRENDEQQYWLAREIENGRIARNVMKLSAILERGDLGSQSNWSEVGDRFQLKLFRDYVFHRVDASGKPDLGLGHMLSCMSKLDAGVDEQIMLTSRDNETVFVITYRELRGMFERAFNELMKFSKSPGL
- the ucp10 gene encoding UBX domain-containing protein 10 (EggNog:ENOG503NUGG; BUSCO:EOG09262E4T; COG:T), which produces MADGVEFDLGQLSSQQQEALQQYTDVTGQEIKDAVPLLERSQWNVQIAIAKFFDGDGPDLVAEAQAAQDNPPPAAARYENLHESFLDADDDRPRRTRSPRTEAAPRVVPQQPVSIRPRGLLSILLTPFSTTWSLTRGVLVVFGRIISFFFAFLPASFRPRYLGTTIRGLGQAHGRTATLPQEAARRFRREFEEAYGTHGLMFFEGGHAQALDTAKRDLKFFLMVLISPEHDDTDSFIRNTLLSPDVVSYISDPSNNIILWGGNVADPEAHQVANEYSCLKYPFSCLVCLTPKEGSTKMGIVKRLVGPMTPAAYLSGLQDAITKYSPDLNGVRAERAAQEHARNLRNEQDSAYERSLARDRERARQKREAEAAAAAAEKRALEEAERAARQEELRRQWRIWRATTVAPEPDTKDAVRLALNMPASAGGGRVIRRFASDTTLEELYAFVECYGLLQEGPLNEKAAEPEGYEHKYGFQVASVLPRETFHPSKTITIGQKMGRGGSLVVEDLIDEDEEE